The nucleotide window TTACTGTTTAGGTCCAAAATGAGTTAAGTAAACAAAGGAACTCGTTTCAACGCCGTCTATCTTTCTATCCCGGATTTTTTTCGATATCTCGTTATTAGACCGAGTTACTACTATATCGGTCTCTTTCACTCTCATGCGTTTTCACAATTATTACTATGATTTCAAAAACGTTTTAACGGTTGCCTACAAATCTAGTTTTTTGAGTTAGGCCAGTCTCTTATTAAGCATCAGATATGTAGTTTGTACAACATTATAAGATAAGTAACacttaaactttaaaatcattGAAGTATAAGTAGCTCACAAGTAATCGTAAGGAATTGGACTAGACTGAAGAAGTTTAGGACCAGCGGAAACGAAGGACAATTCTCAAAGTACTTTTTTGGCTTtcttaatatattaggtcgaggaaaaagtcttttcgcattatagtatgtatgaactatctttggcttcaagaataacagatgagtacacggttcattaggtgtCTTTCAGTGAGcgcgtgaggtacccaaatatcgagcttttttgtgtagagaaaagattgtattacaagttcaaaatTCTGTATCAAATGTTCCGTATTCGGAATTCAAAGATTATCGCGGACTAATGCCTTCCCCTGCCTAAGCCTTTAGTGGGATATAAGCGCCTGGCTTCTCGGTGACAAGCCCAAAATCTAAGCCGTTGCTAGCTAGCATCCTTCAAATTTAAACGAGTGTAGGCTCGTAGTAGAgtcaatataaaagaaaatgacGATTTTAGTCCTACTTTCGAATAACTGGGGATAAATAGCAAGTTTCTTAGGGATTTTTAGTTCCAAATCTGTGTGCGTTTAAGGGAAGGAAGGTGGAAACAGTAGCCcaaccatgagttggcgtagttaaaaactagagtagttaacgtgagaacgcaactacaacagtgggctcaaatagggaaagaatgaacgacaaagccaatctacattcactgttgtttaatttaactacacgttattaaatatggcgacccatggtagcaattttggaaccttaactatccgctagaggcgctgttcgagttttacgagaactacagtgtctccgggagactgtagttaccaactcatggtagcgctacagtACATTTTTCTACAGCTGACACTATAGAAAATCGAgagtttaatatttcaattgtaCTACACGTTAGTTCCTATGGCCTCCTATTCTTCCTATGGTTCCAGGTGCTGGatagattttcaaacaaaaactagcggttgtcgatagtcgatactaGTAAAAAATCGGGCTACGAATCTCATAGAAACCATCACCGGCTTTATTCTGCTACTAAATCGCTACCAAAATCTTACAGAACCATGCTCGTTCCCACTACAACAACCAGTCGTCCCATGAGTTCACGACGCCGTCGGACGAGATCGTGCCGGTCTTGGGCGATGACGGCGCCATACAAGGTTCCACCATCATCTCCGGACTCATGCCTGACTCCTTCGGAGAGATGTTCAACTTCCTGGATGGAGACAGCTTTGGCATAGGTTTGTATAATGTTCATTGTTCAACCATAATTATTCAAGTCTAAACACCCCTCATAAATTAgaggtattttgtaaatatagtaATTGTTCAGACACGtcaattttactgttttattatatgtatacattacttggtaaatatttaatagaccatacttttaatattcaaagaaaaactaaaaatgttataaatctCCTGAAAAACAGATTTTATACGTCACTTCTCTCACTCGTGTGTTGATGTGAAGTAAATGTTATGTGAAAAGTtgcagttttgtatttttcctAGGCTTAATTAACAAGGAGTGATTTTAGTGCTGACTTATGCCAAGCTACCGAAGCAATACCTGCGCTTCAAGAAGAGTTTATCACTCACTACACATTTTTGCGCCATCTTATTTTATGACATACCCAACGGTCTAGATACCTATCAATATAGTACCGAGTCTATGTATCAATGTGATGCTCACAGGTCCAATGCACGAATTCGTGTACGGCTGGCAAGCGATCGTCAACACGATGAGTATGAAGAACAACGTGGAGGTTCGCAAGCGAGCTGGTCTGCAGCGCTTCGCCCTCGCCGGCATCAACGGCATCACGCTCATCTCACACATCGGAGTCACGGAGATCATGATCAACGGCACCAGGACTTACTGCTTCGGAGGAGTCTCCAGACCTCCGGGCAGGAGAAGTGTCATATGTAAGGTAAGGCTTAAAGCGGTAGAGATAAAGTGGGTTATATAGAAGGAATAAAATCATTTGTTGGTGTGATTTTAGTTACAGTAAGTTgtctcataaaaaatatacttagtcAAAATACAAAAGTCTCAACTACCcaacatttttcaaaacttctttacaTTGTGGTTTTATAGTGttgtaaaacaaaagaaattgtTGTAATATCCGCAATCAACCAATTCAATTGAGATCTTAATCGTTATGCATGCTTCAGCTACATCGAAACGTCCGATTTGTTCAACTTTTGTACCTGACTCTCACATATCTCTCTCTAAGGACCTGCAAATGATAAGACCGAAATTCGAGGGAAGTAGCAGTCAAAACTATTTAAGTAAACACACGAATATACAACGCAACAAAATCACGTACTAATAAGCAGATCTACTATGCATAAATGTttcaaatgcaataaataaaagctattaTAAAGTAGAATATATAAAGTAGAATTTAGAATGTGTAATCAATCTACTACAAAACTATAACCTCGTGCTCTTTGGCGCGTGTTAGACCTTGCTGCTCTCTGCCGGCCGTGATTCATAGCGAGATGTCTattataaacagtttattaCTAGAACAATATTTTCCACTTACagagaaaattattttctattatattatttaatattacggCGACTGAAAGCAATAATACCCTACCACGCAGTAAAAGCTGattaatatcttaatttcaAGAACATTCCAATTGACAGTGTGGGCTTTTCCACGAGGCAGCCTCTGCTAAAAATGATTTATAGAATTTTACGACTCATATTTAATTCTTTtccttattattaattaaaatatctcgCAATAACGGATGTAGAAAGGTCGAGCGAACATCCGACATCCGCGGAGGAAGCCTGTAATACAAAAGATTATTGGAATTGATTTCGATAGAAAGTAAGTAGGCTGATGAAGTCACTGTTTCCAGGGAGCTATGTACCAGGAAGGGAGGTTCTCATGCAAGGTGCCGTATCTCCGGTACCCGACTGTGCTTGGCTATAGATACTGTATTGATAAATACGCCGCTGTAAGCTCCATGGATGGAAGCTGTCAaagtaagttaataaataaatatgttagcTGGTAGATACCTGTTCTTTAACctatttttagggttccgtacaaAAAGGTGGGcaaaaacggaaccctattattAGGCctctgctgtctgtctgtctgtccaactcacacttggccgattttttatttctttagagCCAATATCGGTTCTACgaactatttttacaaacaaagaaCACATCATACAGTTGTTCGTAAATCCGAAACAGTCGGGGGTCGAACCCACTATCTCCCGACCTTACCTTACTCATTATTCTCGTATGATAGTTGGTCTACTTACGTACAAAAGAGTGTTGTGATCACAGAGCCCAAAATTGTCATCATctaaatcttttttttcatatgaataaaaaatcaattcaatcttcctaaaaatataatattttctaaagctTAACCAATAACCATTCATTGCTTTTGATTTCAGAAACCTATTGTGCTCGAGGGGAATCAGTACCAAAGTTCCACTACGACTACATTTGTGAACGAAGAGATATTAAGATCAAACGAATCAATCTAACCGATCCTAACGAACGGTTCAACATAAGGAACCCGGTTGTACGAAGAGCAGAATACTACAGAGCACCTTATGATATTTTGAAGGCTTGCCCTGACTGGTAAGTAATTCACCATCACAGTTAAACAACTTTGAGGAACGAAAtataaataacgttttttaaTTATCGCAGCTTGAAATAATACTAAGATGCTCACGATTTACATCGCACCCGCAATAAAGATCTAAGCCCATATAGTCTGATCTAGTGTGGCTGCATCCATATTTTAGCACTTCAGAgactgattaaaaaaaataccaaacctAAATCTGATCATGAATCATCAGATATTCTAAACATAACGATGAACTAAATAGTTAATCCGTGAAAGCATGGGTAAACATATAAGGTAGGTATCCAAACCgttaattttcaatcaaaatcaaaaatcaagacccgcgtttaagacccgttgcattactTAACTATTTCACCAGTAAATTACTTAGCTATCGATATCTTCCGAGTCATGTTGAAAAACTTCTTTCATACCGTAAATGATAATGCTAGATTTGAATCCTCTTAGGTAAAATCTCGAAAAACTAAAAGATAAACGTTAGATTACGTAAGCAGCACTAAGATGTTGCGTCCACaaacttttatacatttacCTTATCTTATCTTGTTACCTTATCTATCTTCTTCAGGTATGGCTGCAACCTGCAGATATCTCAGGAGATGCTGCACAATGAGATTCCGATCGGTCTGATGGATGCTAATGAGACGGCGTTCGTTGGTCACGGCGGAAAATACTGGCTTGCTCTTTACTATACACAGGTAAACTTACTTTCCTTTTTTAAgtctactcccgcactaagaactgctcttgtgtcgcgaggacgtttacaaaaatacaaacaacggacacaaagtacaaccagacccgaaacaattattcgtaGTTCGCACAAATGATTGTCCcgtatggaaatcgaacccacgacctcccgagtcgatggtagcggcgtggcgaactaaaccactgcgccatggaggcagtcaaactcattttgtatttttttacatatgaCTGTCCCACCGGTGGTGTTCGAAGGGGACAAGGGAGGGGCTGGTTAAAGTTACGagttaattttgtattacttaCTGTATTTATTGATCTTtaactaagtatttaaaatcagCGAAAAGTCATTTCCGAACTTCATTTAACATttcctatttatattatttacctgtattttaaagatttatataagaaagatttaagaaatattatattttttaagaaagttattaaaagtcCACGTCTTTTTTATTCTGCATCAATAGctcttaatttattaaactaggTATCTGTTCACTCTATTCCAGCTGTCAACGTACGCGATCTACTTCCAAGCTCACGGAGAGTATCCCTGGCAGTCGAACAGACCTGTTGT belongs to Anticarsia gemmatalis isolate Benzon Research Colony breed Stoneville strain chromosome Z, ilAntGemm2 primary, whole genome shotgun sequence and includes:
- the LOC142986355 gene encoding uncharacterized protein LOC142986355 — encoded protein: MSAIIILLVFSSIVVENHARSHYNNQSSHEFTTPSDEIVPVLGDDGAIQGSTIISGLMPDSFGEMFNFLDGDSFGIGPMHEFVYGWQAIVNTMSMKNNVEVRKRAGLQRFALAGINGITLISHIGVTEIMINGTRTYCFGGVSRPPGRRSVICKGAMYQEGRFSCKVPYLRYPTVLGYRYCIDKYAAVSSMDGSCQKTYCARGESVPKFHYDYICERRDIKIKRINLTDPNERFNIRNPVVRRAEYYRAPYDILKACPDWYGCNLQISQEMLHNEIPIGLMDANETAFVGHGGKYWLALYYTQLSTYAIYFQAHGEYPWQSNRPVVSVDKGGIWEQLLKANIGPDMNLHYNLNGIYNRYPGSAVFPDLMRNEGQVQPANFRSESRAEPGQEDIIIGNSHLSAEGAGGEPNTGPYKLIHDTGISPSFSQGKNIK